A region of Vitis riparia cultivar Riparia Gloire de Montpellier isolate 1030 chromosome 1, EGFV_Vit.rip_1.0, whole genome shotgun sequence DNA encodes the following proteins:
- the LOC117921748 gene encoding basic leucine zipper 43 yields the protein MLPGEFTGIHYMAPENPTPFPANFGMTYGNTPTLHFGGYLSNLTTSQIPPIHEFTPQSSSLSNNSTSDEAEEHQLSIIDERKQRRMISNRESARRSRMRKQKHLDELWSQVVRLRNENHSLIDKLNHVSECHDRVLQENVRLKEEASDLRQMLTDLRIGSPYTTLRELEGVSCNTAHLRAESSNQSITSSIDLLH from the coding sequence ATGCTTCCAGGTGAATTCACAGGAATCCACTATATGGCTCCTGAGAATCCAACTCCCTTTCCTGCCAACTTCGGCATGACGTATGGCAACACGCCAACCCTCCATTTTGGTGGATATTTAAGCAACCTAACCACTTCTCAGATCCCTCCTATTCATGAATTCACCCCACAGTCGTCAAGCCTGAGCAATAACTCTACTTCAGATGAAGCCGAGGAGCATCAACTCAGCATCATAGATGAAAGGAAGCAGAGAAGAATGATATCTAATAGAGAATCTGCTCGCAGGTCAAGGATGCGGAAACAGAAGCACCTGGATGAGCTCTGGTCGCAGGTCGTCCGTCTCAGAAATGAGAATCACAGCCTCATAGACAAGTTGAACCATGTGTCGGAGTGCCATGACCGGGTTCTTCAAGAGAATGTGAGGCTCAAGGAAGAAGCTTCTGACCTCCGCCAAATGCTTACGGACCTCCGAATAGGCAGTCCTTACACCACGTTGAGAGAGTTGGAGGGGGTTTCCTGCAACACAGCCCATCTCAGAGCTGAGTCCTCCAACCAATCCATCACTAGCTCCATAGACCTGCTTCATTGA